TCTAAAGTTTCCTCTATTGGGATTCCATTCTCATCCCATCCTCTTACTTCATAATACTTAGGAAGTAACTCATCTAGACGATGAACATGTCCTTTAGAAGGCCCATTTTTCACTGGTTCTTCCAATAATCGTTTAGGTAGTTTATCATGGGAACTATCTATGCCTTCCCTTAAATTAAATAATTTCTCAATGTTCCAAACTCTAGATCCAGCTTCTAATAAGGTTTCATTATTATAGATATCTCCACATACTGCATTATACATATCTACATAATCTGGCAATGTTAATCCAAAGGTACTAAACATACATAATCCAATAGAATCTATTACTGCTGCTAAATCATGGAAGACTTTAGCATAAGCTGCTTTTCCCTCTAAGGAAAACCTATCTAGCATTTCTGGATATCCTAATATTTCAGGACTTATCATATAGCCTTTAATATGACATCCACCTCTATTATTAACAGCATAAGTAATTCCATGGCCTTGTACTCCTCTTGGATCATATGCTGGGAGTTCTTGTTTTTTAACGGTCATAGATACTTCTACAGCACCATATTCCTCTGCTAATCTATAAGACCCATCAGCCAATTTGTCTCCGAAACCTTCTCTTATAGCCATCTTTTTCGTCCAGCCTACTACAGCCTCTGCATCTCCCCAGTTTAAACTTAAACCATCTGCTTCTATTTCTTCATCTTTTATTAAACCTCTTTCGTATAATTCCATAGCTGCCGCAATAGTTGCTCCAGCTGATATAGTATCGAAACCGTATTCATTACAAATAAAATTACATTCATTAATGGCGTCATAGTCATATACATCACAGTCTGCACCAAAGGACCATATAGTTTCATATTCTGGTCCACCTATTTCAGTACCATCAGGCATTTTAATCATTCTACCACAGGCTATTGGACATCTAAAACAAGCAACTTTTCTTACTAAATAATCTTCTGTCATAGTTTCCCCACTTATTTTATCTGCTTCTTCTGTATAGGAACTTTTAAAATTCCTAACTGGTAATATGCCACTTTCATTAATAATATTTACTAAAATGGCGCTACCATAAGTGGGTAGACCTTCTCCTGCAGTAGGGTCATTTAATAGGGTTCGAATCTTTTCTTTAGAAACATTTTTTGTTCTTTCTTCAT
This sequence is a window from Tissierellales bacterium. Protein-coding genes within it:
- a CDS encoding aldehyde ferredoxin oxidoreductase family protein, with the translated sequence MHGYMGKILRVNLSERSCNVEPLDVETAQKFLGSRGLGVKIMMDEVPAKVEPLSEENKLIIATGALTGAPVPTSGRYMVITKSPLTGGIAVANSGGKWGPKFKATGHDLIIFEGKADKPVYLSIEDDDIKIKDATHLWGKTSSETTEVLEEELKGGNVLCIGPAGEKLSLMASIMNDVDRAAGRGGVGAVMGAKNLKAIVVKGTKKVSLYDEERTKNVSKEKIRTLLNDPTAGEGLPTYGSAILVNIINESGILPVRNFKSSYTEEADKISGETMTEDYLVRKVACFRCPIACGRMIKMPDGTEIGGPEYETIWSFGADCDVYDYDAINECNFICNEYGFDTISAGATIAAAMELYERGLIKDEEIEADGLSLNWGDAEAVVGWTKKMAIREGFGDKLADGSYRLAEEYGAVEVSMTVKKQELPAYDPRGVQGHGITYAVNNRGGCHIKGYMISPEILGYPEMLDRFSLEGKAAYAKVFHDLAAVIDSIGLCMFSTFGLTLPDYVDMYNAVCGDIYNNETLLEAGSRVWNIEKLFNLREGIDSSHDKLPKRLLEEPVKNGPSKGHVHRLDELLPKYYEVRGWDENGIPIEETLEKLGLEEYKENV